A window from Listeria seeligeri serovar 1/2b str. SLCC3954 encodes these proteins:
- the rlmD gene encoding 23S rRNA (uracil(1939)-C(5))-methyltransferase RlmD, translating to MEASLLKKNQSVEITIEDLTHDGNGVGKIDGYPLFIPNTLPGEKVTAKIIKLNKNYGFARMENLKVVSAERVEPPCAVYSKCGGCSLQHLSYVGQLAFKRNQVEETMKRIGKLNVEVKETLGMENPWRYRNKSQVPVGFVNGKLTAGFYQKRSHEIIDMSTCLIQSEQGDFAVQKTREVLAKYGTEPYDEKTGKGDIRHIMTRFAHTTGQLMLVLVTTKDRLPFKEEIIRDLTEQLALTSIVQNINPQKTNVIFGDRTKTLWGKDIIEDTIHGIRFAISARSFYQVNPLQTEVLYQQAIEAAELTGEETVIDAYCGIGSISLCLAKKAKHVYGVEIVDQAIQDARTNAELNNLSNTTFETGKAEEVIPTWYKAGIVADVLVVDPPRKGCDEKLLQTILAMKPKKVVYVSCNPGTLARDMKILSDGGYEANQVQPVDMFPMTTHIEAVTVLNLK from the coding sequence TTGGAAGCATCCCTTTTAAAAAAGAACCAATCTGTAGAAATTACGATTGAAGATTTAACGCACGATGGTAATGGGGTTGGTAAAATTGATGGTTATCCACTTTTTATTCCAAATACATTACCTGGCGAAAAAGTAACGGCAAAAATTATCAAACTTAATAAAAATTACGGATTTGCGAGAATGGAAAATTTGAAAGTTGTTAGTGCGGAACGAGTGGAACCACCGTGCGCAGTTTATTCCAAATGTGGCGGATGTAGTTTACAACATTTAAGCTACGTAGGACAGCTTGCGTTTAAGCGAAATCAAGTAGAAGAAACAATGAAGCGAATTGGTAAGCTTAATGTAGAGGTTAAAGAAACTCTTGGAATGGAAAATCCTTGGCGCTACCGGAACAAGTCACAAGTACCAGTTGGCTTTGTAAATGGCAAATTAACTGCAGGATTTTATCAAAAAAGAAGTCATGAAATTATTGATATGTCGACTTGTTTGATTCAGAGTGAACAAGGCGATTTCGCTGTGCAAAAAACACGTGAGGTTCTCGCAAAATATGGCACGGAGCCATATGATGAAAAAACAGGAAAAGGCGACATACGTCACATTATGACAAGGTTCGCTCACACGACGGGTCAATTGATGTTAGTACTAGTAACAACCAAAGACCGACTTCCCTTTAAAGAAGAAATTATTCGTGATTTAACAGAACAATTAGCTCTTACGTCAATTGTCCAAAATATTAATCCGCAAAAAACAAATGTGATTTTTGGCGACCGTACCAAAACACTGTGGGGAAAAGATATAATTGAAGACACGATTCACGGCATTCGTTTTGCTATTTCTGCCCGTTCTTTTTATCAAGTAAATCCGTTGCAAACAGAAGTTTTGTACCAACAAGCTATTGAAGCAGCAGAATTGACTGGAGAAGAAACAGTGATTGATGCTTATTGCGGAATTGGCTCTATCTCCCTTTGTTTAGCTAAAAAAGCCAAGCATGTATATGGTGTCGAAATTGTTGACCAAGCAATTCAAGATGCTAGAACAAATGCTGAATTGAATAATTTAAGCAATACTACTTTTGAAACTGGTAAAGCAGAAGAAGTCATTCCTACGTGGTATAAAGCTGGAATCGTGGCAGATGTGCTAGTAGTCGATCCACCGCGCAAAGGTTGTGATGAAAAATTATTGCAAACTATTTTAGCAATGAAGCCGAAAAAAGTAGTTTATGTTTCTTGTAATCCTGGAACATTAGCTCGCGATATGAAAATCCTTTCAGATGGAGGCTACGAAGCTAACCAAGTGCAGCCGGTAGATATGTTTCCAATGACGACACATATCGAAGCTGTAACCGTATTAAACTTAAAATAA
- the gatA gene encoding Asp-tRNA(Asn)/Glu-tRNA(Gln) amidotransferase subunit GatA, with product MGLFDFSVKELHDKLVKKEITPFDLVTESFNRIEAVEDKVGSFITLNKETALGVAEELGDAGIDPNNMLAGMPIGIKDNIVTKNLRTTAASKILENFDPIYDATVVSKLKNAQTINIGKLNMDEFAMGSSTETSYFHKTHNPWDLSRVPGGSSGGSASAVAAGEVLFSLGSDTGGSIRQPAAFCGVVGMKPTYGRVSRFGLIAFASSLDQIGPITKNVEDNAYLLEAISGLDANDSTSINQPVERFSDSLTGDIKGLRIGVPKEYLGEGVDPGVKQAVLDALKTLEKLGATWDEVSLPHSEYGVASYYILASSEASSNLSRFDGVRYGYRSPNATTLEELYKKTRSEGFGDEVKRRIMLGTYALSSGYYDAYYKKAQQARTLIKQDFVNVFENYDVIIGPSSPTTAFKIDGMINDPITMYSNDILTVPINLSGVPAISVPCGFSDGLPVGLQIIGNYFEESLLYKVAHAFEQATTFHKEKPNL from the coding sequence TTGGGCTTATTTGATTTTTCAGTAAAAGAATTACACGATAAATTAGTAAAAAAAGAAATCACACCGTTTGATTTAGTAACAGAATCATTTAACCGAATCGAAGCCGTAGAGGACAAAGTCGGTTCGTTTATCACTTTAAATAAAGAAACAGCACTTGGTGTAGCGGAAGAGCTTGGCGATGCTGGAATTGATCCAAACAACATGCTTGCCGGTATGCCAATTGGTATTAAAGATAATATCGTTACAAAAAATTTACGTACTACTGCCGCAAGTAAAATTTTAGAAAACTTTGATCCGATTTATGATGCAACTGTTGTTTCTAAATTAAAAAATGCACAAACAATCAATATTGGGAAATTAAACATGGACGAATTTGCGATGGGATCTTCTACAGAAACATCGTATTTCCACAAAACGCATAACCCATGGGATTTATCACGTGTTCCTGGTGGATCTTCTGGTGGTAGTGCTTCTGCAGTTGCAGCTGGGGAAGTATTATTTTCACTCGGTAGTGATACTGGTGGATCGATTCGCCAACCAGCAGCTTTTTGTGGGGTAGTCGGTATGAAACCTACATATGGCCGTGTTTCTCGTTTTGGCTTAATCGCGTTCGCTTCGTCATTAGATCAAATCGGACCTATCACGAAAAATGTAGAGGACAATGCATACTTACTTGAAGCGATTTCTGGTTTGGATGCGAATGATTCTACTTCCATTAACCAACCAGTAGAGCGCTTTTCTGATAGCTTAACTGGTGATATCAAAGGACTTCGTATTGGTGTCCCTAAAGAATATCTAGGCGAGGGTGTAGATCCTGGTGTGAAACAAGCAGTATTAGACGCACTTAAAACATTAGAAAAACTTGGCGCTACTTGGGATGAAGTTTCTTTACCTCATTCAGAATATGGCGTTGCGAGTTATTATATTTTAGCATCTAGTGAAGCTTCTTCTAACTTATCCCGTTTTGACGGTGTTCGTTATGGTTATCGCTCACCGAATGCTACTACTCTGGAAGAACTTTATAAGAAAACTCGTTCGGAAGGATTTGGTGATGAAGTAAAACGTCGGATTATGCTTGGAACATATGCACTTAGTTCTGGTTATTACGATGCTTACTACAAAAAAGCACAACAAGCTCGTACGTTAATCAAGCAAGATTTTGTGAATGTATTTGAAAACTATGATGTTATTATTGGACCAAGTTCTCCAACAACAGCATTTAAAATTGACGGAATGATTAATGATCCAATTACGATGTATTCCAATGACATTTTGACTGTTCCGATTAACTTATCAGGTGTACCAGCAATTTCTGTTCCTTGTGGATTCTCAGACGGTTTACCAGTTGGTTTACAAATTATCGGTAATTATTTTGAAGAATCTTTACTGTACAAGGTCGCTCATGCATTTGAACAAGCGACCACATTCCATAAAGAAAAACCAAACTTATAG
- a CDS encoding shikimate kinase — protein sequence MKKEENIIDQVILIGFMGAGKTTVGNILAKLADLPYIDIDEVIIHEQGMSVSDIFAKHGEKEFRRLEHEKLKELANTKAVIATGGGIVLNPENREVLKNTYPVIYLETNPEVFMNRLKGDTTRPLVQQKTPEEIRAIFEPRIQHYETSADFIVNTDNRNQQEVARAILAMLDK from the coding sequence TTGAAAAAGGAGGAGAACATCATCGATCAAGTTATCTTAATTGGCTTCATGGGAGCTGGAAAAACAACCGTTGGAAATATACTTGCAAAATTAGCTGATTTGCCTTATATCGATATTGACGAGGTCATCATTCACGAACAAGGAATGAGTGTATCTGATATTTTTGCCAAACACGGTGAAAAAGAATTTCGTCGTTTAGAACACGAAAAATTAAAAGAACTAGCTAATACCAAAGCCGTTATTGCAACAGGTGGTGGTATCGTTCTAAATCCTGAAAATAGAGAAGTCTTAAAAAATACATATCCAGTTATTTATTTAGAAACGAATCCAGAAGTCTTTATGAACCGGCTAAAAGGCGACACTACTCGTCCACTCGTGCAACAAAAAACACCAGAAGAAATCCGAGCAATCTTTGAACCTAGAATACAGCATTACGAGACTTCAGCGGACTTTATTGTCAATACTGATAATCGCAATCAACAAGAAGTTGCCAGAGCAATTCTAGCTATGTTAGATAAATAA
- the gatB gene encoding Asp-tRNA(Asn)/Glu-tRNA(Gln) amidotransferase subunit GatB: MNFETVIGLEVHVELKTNSKIFSSAPAHFGAEPNTNTTVVDLGMPGVLPVLNKRAVEFGMKAAMAINCEIAEHTKFDRKNYFYPDNPKAYQISQFDKPIGEHGWIEIEVGGKKKKIGITRLHLEEDAGKNTHTSHGYSLVDINRQGTPLIEIVSEPDIRSAEEAYAYLEKLKSIIQYTGVSDVKMEEGSMRCDANISIRPIGQEEFGVKTELKNLNSFNNVRKGIEYEEKRQAEVLLSGGIIEQETRRFEEATGKTSLMRIKEGSDDYRYFPEPDLVDLFIDEAWKERIRAEIPELPDKRQIRYINDLGLPAYDAMVLTLTKEMSDFFEATIKAGADAKQASNWLMGEVSAYLNAEQKELHETGLTPENLAGMIKLIEAGTISSKIAKKVFRELALNGGDAEQVVKDKGLVQISDEGALRTIIGEILDNNEQSITDYKNGKDRAVGFLVGQVMKATKGQANPPMVNKLLLEEMNKR; the protein is encoded by the coding sequence ATGAATTTTGAAACAGTTATTGGACTTGAGGTTCACGTAGAGTTAAAAACCAATTCAAAAATATTTTCTTCTGCGCCAGCTCATTTTGGAGCAGAACCAAATACAAATACAACGGTGGTAGACTTAGGTATGCCAGGCGTTTTACCTGTATTAAATAAACGCGCGGTAGAATTCGGAATGAAAGCTGCGATGGCGATTAATTGTGAAATTGCTGAACATACAAAATTCGACCGCAAAAACTATTTTTATCCAGATAATCCCAAAGCATACCAAATTTCTCAATTCGATAAACCAATCGGCGAACATGGCTGGATTGAAATTGAAGTAGGTGGTAAAAAGAAAAAAATCGGGATTACTCGTCTTCATTTAGAAGAAGATGCTGGTAAAAATACCCATACATCCCATGGTTATTCATTAGTGGATATTAACCGTCAAGGAACACCACTAATCGAAATCGTTTCTGAACCAGATATTCGTTCTGCGGAAGAAGCATATGCATATCTTGAAAAATTAAAATCGATTATCCAATATACCGGTGTATCTGATGTGAAAATGGAAGAAGGCTCCATGCGTTGTGATGCCAATATTTCTATCCGTCCAATTGGCCAAGAAGAATTTGGGGTAAAAACAGAGCTGAAAAACTTAAACTCATTTAACAATGTCCGTAAAGGGATTGAATACGAAGAAAAACGCCAAGCAGAAGTACTTCTTTCTGGTGGAATTATCGAACAAGAAACTCGCCGTTTTGAAGAAGCAACTGGAAAAACTTCTTTGATGCGTATTAAAGAAGGTTCAGATGATTATCGTTATTTCCCAGAGCCTGATTTAGTTGATTTATTCATTGATGAAGCATGGAAAGAACGTATCCGTGCTGAAATTCCTGAACTCCCAGACAAACGCCAAATTCGTTACATTAACGATCTTGGTCTACCAGCATATGATGCGATGGTACTTACTTTAACAAAAGAAATGTCAGATTTCTTTGAAGCTACTATTAAAGCTGGAGCAGATGCGAAACAAGCTTCTAACTGGTTGATGGGTGAAGTTTCTGCTTATTTAAATGCAGAACAAAAAGAATTGCATGAAACCGGCTTAACACCTGAAAACTTAGCTGGCATGATTAAGCTAATCGAAGCAGGAACAATCTCTTCTAAAATCGCCAAAAAAGTTTTCCGTGAACTAGCTTTAAATGGCGGCGATGCAGAACAAGTAGTTAAAGATAAAGGTTTAGTTCAAATTTCTGATGAAGGTGCATTACGGACAATCATCGGAGAAATTCTAGACAATAACGAACAATCAATTACCGACTATAAAAACGGGAAAGATCGTGCTGTTGGCTTCTTAGTTGGTCAAGTAATGAAAGCAACAAAAGGCCAAGCAAATCCGCCAATGGTTAATAAATTATTACTAGAAGAAATGAATAAACGCTAA
- a CDS encoding carbon-nitrogen hydrolase family protein, producing MPMLKIALVQKKAMANQKNTNLKLAQLYIKEAANQGADLVLFPEMWSNGYAAPFAEAFDNPLDPNYEKERTSWLEEGVTTSSDYVRALRQQAKAYHVGVCATYLSKNGKKNQNTAIIIDRNGEIILDYAKVHTCDFSLESLLQSGTEFPVCEFDGVKIGVMICFDREFPESARTLMLKGAEIILVPNACDMNPARINQLSTRAFENMVGVAMANYPGENWGNSAAFSPVVFDEDGNYVDNLIVKANDLSEEIYQAEFDLQQIRAFRKAEVWGNAYRKPLSYSPLVSTNVSEPFIRNETHT from the coding sequence TTGCCGATGTTAAAAATTGCCTTAGTGCAGAAAAAAGCAATGGCCAATCAAAAAAACACCAATTTAAAATTAGCACAACTATATATTAAAGAAGCAGCAAATCAAGGAGCAGATTTAGTCCTTTTTCCAGAAATGTGGTCAAATGGTTATGCCGCTCCTTTTGCTGAGGCGTTTGATAATCCGCTAGATCCTAATTATGAAAAAGAACGCACTAGTTGGTTAGAAGAAGGTGTAACGACCAGTAGTGATTACGTTAGAGCGCTTAGACAGCAGGCAAAAGCATATCACGTTGGCGTTTGTGCTACTTATTTATCGAAAAATGGAAAAAAAAATCAAAACACCGCGATTATTATTGATCGAAATGGAGAAATTATTTTAGATTATGCTAAAGTCCACACTTGCGATTTTTCTTTAGAAAGTTTGCTCCAAAGTGGAACGGAATTTCCTGTCTGTGAATTTGATGGGGTTAAAATCGGTGTGATGATTTGCTTTGACCGCGAATTTCCAGAAAGCGCAAGAACACTCATGTTAAAAGGTGCGGAAATTATCCTTGTACCGAATGCTTGCGATATGAATCCAGCTAGAATAAACCAACTTAGTACAAGAGCGTTCGAAAATATGGTTGGAGTGGCAATGGCTAATTATCCTGGTGAAAACTGGGGTAATTCCGCTGCTTTTTCACCAGTTGTATTTGATGAAGATGGTAATTATGTGGATAATTTGATTGTTAAAGCAAATGATTTATCAGAAGAAATCTATCAGGCGGAATTTGATTTACAACAAATAAGAGCGTTTCGAAAAGCAGAAGTCTGGGGAAATGCTTACCGAAAACCGTTAAGTTATTCACCATTAGTGAGTACAAATGTAAGCGAGCCGTTTATACGAAATGAGACACACACATAA
- a CDS encoding CamS family sex pheromone protein, protein MKKIIIAALGLTLILSGCAPKLDSNDKVVQKDDSKAETGIMTKNQISSNYYKTVLPYKPSKSRGLVVSNIYSRYDINELESGLMRISQNEYSSDDYLFQEGQYLDKDTLQKWLDRKSKDNPNGLNPESNGNGKDRKPIYLAHILEQDYLKQTDKDTVALGGISIALAMNSVDYYQKEQYGDTYEQPISDSVLLEQGKEMSATVLNRIRQTKGLENVPVTIAIYKQGERNAVAPGNFMTYTTASGDSLSKWKTIDEKNYVLPSTESAKDHKTDNDSFLNFKKSIEDYYPNFTGVVGRGRYEDGQLAELNIDIPLQFYGQAEIIGFTQYVTDLVGQHIPKTADLQVNISTSDGPAALITRKANEDAATAHIYD, encoded by the coding sequence ATGAAAAAAATCATAATTGCAGCGCTCGGTTTAACGCTGATTCTTTCTGGATGTGCCCCAAAACTTGATTCTAACGACAAAGTGGTACAAAAAGATGATTCGAAAGCAGAAACGGGCATCATGACAAAAAATCAAATCTCATCGAATTATTACAAAACAGTTTTACCATATAAACCAAGTAAATCACGCGGACTTGTTGTTTCGAATATCTACTCAAGATATGATATCAACGAACTAGAATCTGGTTTGATGCGTATTTCTCAAAATGAATATTCCTCCGATGATTATCTGTTCCAAGAAGGTCAGTATTTGGACAAAGACACACTCCAAAAATGGTTAGACCGTAAAAGTAAAGATAATCCAAATGGTTTAAACCCAGAGAGCAATGGAAACGGCAAAGACCGTAAACCGATTTATTTAGCACATATTTTAGAACAAGATTATTTGAAGCAAACAGATAAAGATACTGTAGCGCTTGGTGGAATTTCGATTGCACTGGCGATGAATTCAGTTGACTATTATCAAAAAGAACAGTACGGCGACACATATGAGCAACCAATTAGCGACAGTGTTTTACTTGAACAAGGTAAAGAAATGTCTGCTACTGTGTTAAATCGAATTCGCCAAACAAAAGGTTTAGAAAATGTTCCCGTTACAATTGCCATTTATAAACAAGGTGAACGTAACGCTGTAGCACCAGGGAATTTCATGACTTATACAACAGCAAGCGGAGACAGCCTTTCTAAATGGAAAACTATTGATGAAAAAAATTATGTATTACCATCAACTGAATCTGCCAAGGACCACAAAACCGACAATGACAGTTTCCTTAATTTCAAAAAATCAATTGAAGATTACTATCCAAACTTTACTGGGGTGGTTGGTCGAGGTCGATATGAAGATGGGCAACTAGCAGAACTTAACATTGATATTCCATTACAATTTTATGGTCAAGCGGAAATTATTGGCTTTACTCAGTATGTAACAGATTTAGTGGGTCAACATATTCCAAAAACAGCTGATTTACAAGTAAATATTTCTACATCTGATGGTCCAGCTGCTTTAATCACAAGAAAAGCAAATGAAGACGCAGCGACAGCTCATATTTATGATTAA
- the gatC gene encoding Asp-tRNA(Asn)/Glu-tRNA(Gln) amidotransferase subunit GatC translates to MSNISKETVEKVANLAKLEVSENEATAFAGQLGKIIELVEQLNTLDTSNVEPTSHAIDVSNVLREDVATKGLDRKEVLKNAPDEQDGMFKVPTIMEQ, encoded by the coding sequence TTGTCGAATATATCAAAAGAAACCGTAGAAAAAGTAGCAAACCTTGCCAAATTAGAAGTTTCAGAAAATGAAGCAACTGCTTTCGCTGGTCAACTTGGTAAAATTATTGAGCTAGTGGAGCAATTAAATACACTAGATACAAGTAATGTCGAACCAACCAGCCATGCAATAGATGTTTCCAATGTATTACGCGAGGACGTGGCAACTAAAGGGCTTGATCGTAAAGAAGTGCTAAAAAATGCACCAGACGAACAAGACGGTATGTTTAAAGTACCAACAATTATGGAGCAATAA
- a CDS encoding diacylglycerol kinase, with product MQKHARVIYNPTSGREIIKKSLADVLSILEQAGYITSAHATTAEPDDAKHAAEEAVKAKYDLIVAAGGDGTINEVINGIAEQDYRPKVGIIPTGTTNDFARAIRVPRDVIKATKIIAAGQSVAMDIGKANDTYFINIGGGGRLTELTYDVPSRLKTMLGQLAYYLKGIEMLPSLKATKVKVEYDQGIFEGEIMFFLLGLTNSIGGFEKIAPDAKLDDGKFSLIIVKKVNLAEFIRLVTLALRGDHIKEPNVIYVKSEKVVVTSEDKMLINLDGELGGETPMTFSNLKQHIEFFASVDDIPDTDLFIKENN from the coding sequence ATGCAAAAACATGCTCGAGTCATTTATAATCCCACATCTGGAAGAGAAATCATTAAAAAAAGTCTTGCAGATGTCCTTTCGATATTAGAGCAAGCTGGATACATTACATCTGCGCATGCCACAACGGCAGAACCGGATGACGCTAAGCACGCCGCTGAGGAAGCTGTGAAAGCTAAATACGATTTAATTGTTGCAGCTGGTGGAGACGGAACCATTAATGAAGTAATCAATGGTATCGCAGAGCAAGACTATCGCCCAAAAGTAGGCATCATTCCAACAGGTACTACAAATGACTTTGCAAGAGCCATTCGTGTCCCAAGAGATGTCATAAAAGCCACTAAAATTATTGCCGCTGGTCAGAGTGTCGCAATGGATATCGGTAAAGCTAATGATACTTATTTTATTAATATCGGTGGTGGTGGACGTTTAACGGAATTGACCTATGACGTTCCAAGCCGACTAAAAACAATGCTTGGACAACTCGCTTATTACTTAAAAGGAATTGAAATGCTGCCATCTTTAAAAGCTACCAAAGTAAAAGTGGAATATGACCAAGGCATTTTTGAAGGAGAAATCATGTTTTTCCTATTAGGGCTAACCAATTCAATCGGTGGTTTTGAAAAAATTGCTCCTGATGCTAAATTAGACGATGGTAAATTTTCCTTAATCATTGTTAAAAAAGTAAATTTAGCTGAATTTATTCGTTTAGTAACATTAGCTCTCCGGGGCGATCATATTAAAGAACCGAATGTCATCTATGTAAAATCTGAAAAAGTAGTTGTTACTTCGGAAGACAAAATGCTGATTAACCTCGACGGAGAACTAGGCGGAGAAACACCGATGACATTCAGTAACTTAAAACAACATATTGAATTTTTTGCTAGTGTTGATGATATTCCAGACACAGATTTATTTATCAAAGAAAATAATTAA
- the ligA gene encoding NAD-dependent DNA ligase LigA, with the protein MADKKRYEELINILDQYSYDYYVIDNPTVEDAEYDQKMQELLQIEAAHPEWVTPESPSKRVGGEVLEGFQKVAHDTPMLSLANAFNKGDLADFDRRIRDKVGEDIAYMCELKIDGLAVSLQYEKGKYKQGATRGDGTTGEDITANLRTIRSIPMKLQKDYSIEVRGEAFMPKRSFQKLNEIREEEGQMLFANPRNAAAGSLRQLDTKIAASRNLDIFLYAVADFGEMGVTTHSDGLDMLETLGLKVNKERRLCANLEEVYAYIDEWTEKRAGLAYDIDGIVLKLNDLEQQRQMGTTAKSPRWSIAYKFPAEEVPTKLLDIELNIGRTGVVTPTAVLEPVRVAGTTVSRASLHNEDLITEKDIRIGDTVLIKKAGDIIPEVIKSITEERTGEEEPFHMPKNCPTCGSELVRLEEEVALRCINPKCPAQIKEGLIHFVSRNAMNIDGLGEKVIIQLFTHHLIKDVADLFFLSKEKLLELERMGEKSVTNLLASIEQSKQNSLEKLLFGLGIRHVGAKAAKSLAIHFETMDNLKLADKETLTSINDIGEKMADSIVTYFANEEVHDLLDELKRANVNMTYTGPKLENMSEEELIFAGKTVVLTGKLEQLTRNDAKSLIESLGGNVSGSVSKKTDVVVAGSDAGSKLAKAEELAIPIWSENDLIEYLPDEGGLNK; encoded by the coding sequence ATGGCTGATAAAAAACGGTATGAAGAGCTAATTAACATACTTGATCAATACAGCTATGATTATTATGTGATTGATAACCCGACAGTAGAAGATGCCGAATACGATCAAAAAATGCAAGAATTACTTCAAATCGAAGCAGCGCATCCGGAATGGGTTACACCTGAATCTCCGTCAAAACGAGTTGGTGGTGAAGTGTTAGAAGGTTTTCAAAAAGTAGCGCATGACACGCCGATGTTAAGCCTCGCCAATGCATTTAATAAAGGCGACCTAGCTGATTTTGATCGGCGCATCCGGGATAAAGTAGGCGAAGATATCGCTTATATGTGCGAACTGAAAATTGATGGACTTGCTGTATCACTTCAATACGAAAAAGGTAAATATAAGCAAGGGGCAACACGTGGTGACGGAACAACTGGCGAAGATATTACCGCAAATCTACGTACAATTCGCTCCATTCCAATGAAATTACAAAAAGACTATTCCATTGAAGTTCGCGGCGAGGCTTTCATGCCAAAACGCTCTTTCCAAAAACTAAATGAAATTCGCGAAGAAGAAGGCCAGATGCTATTCGCAAATCCGCGAAATGCAGCGGCTGGATCATTGCGTCAATTAGATACCAAAATTGCCGCATCTAGAAATTTAGATATCTTCCTATATGCTGTAGCTGATTTTGGCGAAATGGGTGTTACAACTCATAGTGACGGCCTTGATATGCTAGAAACACTTGGTTTAAAAGTGAATAAAGAGCGCAGACTTTGTGCTAATTTGGAGGAAGTTTACGCTTATATTGATGAATGGACCGAAAAAAGAGCAGGTTTAGCATATGATATTGATGGTATTGTGTTGAAACTAAATGATCTAGAGCAACAGCGCCAAATGGGGACAACCGCTAAGTCACCACGCTGGTCTATCGCTTACAAGTTTCCAGCAGAAGAAGTACCAACCAAATTACTTGATATTGAACTAAACATTGGTAGAACAGGTGTTGTAACTCCCACTGCTGTGTTAGAACCAGTTCGAGTGGCTGGAACAACCGTTAGCCGGGCCTCTCTCCATAACGAAGACCTAATAACAGAAAAAGATATTCGCATTGGGGATACCGTTTTAATAAAAAAAGCGGGAGACATCATTCCAGAAGTTATTAAAAGTATTACCGAAGAAAGAACTGGCGAAGAAGAACCTTTTCATATGCCAAAAAACTGTCCCACTTGTGGGAGCGAACTTGTTCGTTTAGAAGAAGAAGTGGCGCTCAGGTGTATCAATCCGAAATGTCCAGCTCAAATCAAAGAAGGCCTAATTCACTTTGTTTCTCGAAATGCAATGAATATTGATGGACTCGGTGAAAAAGTAATAATTCAACTGTTTACACACCATTTAATTAAAGATGTAGCAGATTTGTTTTTCCTTTCGAAAGAGAAACTGTTAGAATTAGAAAGAATGGGAGAAAAGTCAGTAACGAATTTACTCGCATCAATTGAACAAAGTAAACAAAACTCGCTAGAAAAATTATTATTTGGTTTAGGAATTCGTCACGTTGGCGCCAAAGCAGCCAAATCACTTGCGATTCACTTTGAAACAATGGATAATTTGAAACTAGCGGATAAAGAAACACTCACAAGCATTAATGATATCGGCGAAAAAATGGCAGACAGCATCGTAACTTATTTTGCGAATGAAGAAGTTCATGACTTACTAGATGAACTAAAAAGGGCTAACGTCAATATGACTTACACAGGACCAAAACTAGAAAATATGTCCGAAGAAGAACTTATTTTTGCAGGGAAAACAGTCGTATTAACTGGGAAATTAGAACAGTTAACGCGGAATGATGCAAAATCGTTAATTGAGTCACTTGGCGGAAACGTTTCTGGGAGCGTCAGTAAAAAGACGGATGTTGTTGTAGCTGGCAGTGACGCTGGTTCTAAACTCGCTAAAGCAGAAGAACTAGCAATTCCTATTTGGTCCGAAAACGACTTAATAGAGTACTTACCAGACGAAGGTGGATTAAACAAATGA